The following coding sequences are from one Lolium rigidum isolate FL_2022 chromosome 6, APGP_CSIRO_Lrig_0.1, whole genome shotgun sequence window:
- the LOC124659868 gene encoding casein kinase 1-like protein 3: MDRIVGGKFKLGKKIGCGSFGVIYLGTDMDTYEIVAVKIESSNAKHPQLFYEAKIYNALQGGSGIANVKWCGVDGEENVLIIDLLGPTLEDLFVYCGRKFTLKTVLMLADQMITRIEFMHSKGYLHRDIKPDNFLMGLGRKANQVYAIDFGLAKRYRDSTTNRHIPYREHKNLTGTARYASSNTHLGIEQSRRDDLESLGYVLLYFLQGSLPWQGLKAATKKQKYEKICEKKISTPIEVLCKSCPVEFASYFHYCHSLTFDQRPDYGFVKRLFRDLFTSQGYEFDYVFDWTVLKYKQGQKPQHVPGAAITPENPEHLDKRTGVHPKESHEQMGQSHMTGLAAKLQGQSMAASAREEPPTASITPPVVQGRNDGNSRHIVRFDAFRQNQGFFSNTGSSSACFPTFPHNAPAK, encoded by the exons ATGGACCGCATCGTCGGGGGCAAGTTCAAGCTCGGCAAGAAGATCGGCTGCGGCTCCTTCGGAGTCATCTACCTCG GCACGGATATGGACACCTACGAGATCGTCGCGGTGAAGATT GAAAGTAGCAACGCGAAGCATCCCCAGCTGTTCTACGAGGCAAAGATATACAACGCCCTGCAAGGAGGAA GTGGCATTGCGAATGTTAAGTGGTGTGGTGTAGATGGGGAGGAAAATGTTCTTATTATTGATTTGCTGGGGCCCACCTTAGAGGATTTGTTTGTCTATTGCGGCAGAAAGTTCACACTGAAGACTGTCCTAATGTTGGCAGATCAAATG ATTACAAGGATAGAGTTTATGCATTCCAAAGGATACTTGCATAGAGATATAAAACCTGACAATTTTCTGATGGGTCTCGGTCGGAAAGCAAATCAG GTATACGCAATTGATTTCGGGCTTGCAAAAAGATACCGAGATTCTACTACGAATCGACATATTCCTTACAG AGAACATAAGAACTTAACTGGCACTGCACGGTATGCAAGTAGCAACACTCACCTTGGAATTG AACAAAGTCGACGGGATGATTTGGAATCTCTTGGTTATGTTCTCCTATATTTTCTCCAGGGGAG TCTCCCCTGGCAAGGACTAAAAGCTGCAACGAAAAAACAGAAGTATGAGAAGATATGTGAGAAAAAGATTTCAACACCTATCGAG GTGCTATGCAAATCATGTCCGGTGGAATTTGCTTCTTACTTTCACTACTGTCATTCATTGACATTTGATCAGAGGCCTGATTATGGATTTGTGAAGCGCCTTTTTCGTGACTTATTTACCAGCCAAG GTTATGAGTTTGATTACGTCTTTGATTGGACTGTATTGAAATATAAACAAGGCCAAAAGCCCCAG CATGTTCCTGGAGCAGCTATTACTCCAGAAAACCCAGAACATCTTGACAAACGAACGGGTGTCCATCCAAAAGAATCCCATGAACAGATGGGGCAAAGCCATATGACCGGGTTAGCTGCAAAGTTGCAG GGACAAAGTATGGCTGCCAGTGCCAGAGAAGAACCTCCAACAGCATCTATTACTCCACCTGTTGTGCAGGGGAGAAATGATGGTAATTCAAGGCACATAGTGCGTTTTGATGCTTTTCGTCAAAATCAGGGTTTTTTCAGCAATACTGGCTCATCAAGCGCTTGTTTTCCGACATTTCCGCACAATGCCCCAGCAAAGTGA